The following nucleotide sequence is from Oenanthe melanoleuca isolate GR-GAL-2019-014 chromosome 5, OMel1.0, whole genome shotgun sequence.
CTTGAGTTCCCTATATACACTCTTCAAGTGAGATAAGACTTTATGGTAGTTGGAACATTTGCCCCACAGatagtgctttttttttctgatcaggATTTCAGCAGCAACAGAACTTAAAGGCTGGAATACAGACCATGGATCCATCCTAAGGGGTAATGttctattttggttttaaataaaaccagtgAGAAAGATTTAACTACAAAGAATTGTGCCTGATTATATGTATGCTGTGTGAGTTTGGCCATGTTCTCAGACCACCAAATTAAACATACTTAAGTAAGTATTGAAAAGctaggtaattttttttttcaaatttgtaaCTTACGacagcagaggaagcaggacTGTGATCACTGAATAGAGGAAAACAGATGTCAGCAATACTGGTTCCTTTGTCACTGTTGTATACTCAGATGTGGATGCATACACAGATTACTATTTTAAGAGGATGATGACAGTACATTGCTCTTCACCTCAAAATGAAACTTTGGCAAGGATTCAGCAACTCAGTGAACCTGATTTACTACACACAACATGAGCTGCTGCCTAGAGCAAAAGTTcaacagagtgaaaaaaaaaaaaataaaaaaaaaatcaggcttaTTATGCCATTATGATTTACAAAGCACACAGTCCAAACTCAAAATGTTACAATCACACAAAATACATGTGGTAGTTAATTATCTGTAGAATGCAGAATTGCTTTTAAAGCATAATTTCCTAATCAAGGAATGGTTCCTCCCACAGGACACAAGCAAGTCTTTGAGCAAAAGGAGCACTCTATATTTTGCTACTCAAACAATGTTAACTTCtagatttaaaaatctttcagtaGAGTTAAAATACTATCTGCAGTCCATCTATTATACACTTTATGCTTTATCTATTCCAGTAATCAGAAATTTATGTATGATTAAGTAAAAATTCTCAGTTGTACTATGATGCATCCAATCTCATTTTCTTAATTACCcatcttttaaattattgttattactGGATTTTATACTACAATTGCATGCTTCCAGCAATGAAAAGGATTATTGACAAAAGCTATTATCACTTAGATCTAGTTCTGAAATAATGACTTCATAAAACCAACAAAGAATTAGACCAAAATATAATaacctaggaaaaaaaaaaatcagagcaacTGAATATCTGTTTAACACTTTCGCAATATACAGCTGGTTCAGAAGACACTACCTCTGAATTAATAAGCTATGTTTTATTCCCATATTTATCTGAACCTCTCCAATGTCTCTTTAACATTTATTATAACATTTAAATTTCAGCTGAGATAAGCCTAGAAATGCCACATGAAATTTATAAGAAAATATGTGAGGACAAAACAAAGCTGCTACCAAGCCCAAATGTTGAGATTGGTTGAGAGTACTTTGGTTGTTGCTCAGACTCACAGTGTAGAGCTCTACACAACCACTTCCAGTACCTGAGTGGGCTCTAGACCATGGCTACTCAGAAGCTGAAGTCTGGTCAGCCAAACTTGAATTTGAATGGTATCAGAATTTAACAGGGTGATATGAAATCTCTACCTCCTTAGGAGTTGATTTTTATTGTAGAATTCTGTGAAACTCCTGAAGAATtgtaaaaatctgaaaaaaaaaaatctgatctagtcacctttttctttcttagggATGTCTCCAGAACAGCTGTTGCCAACCTTCCAGCCAAAGGATTGGAAAGCCTAAAAGAACTAATGGCCAAAAATACGTGGTCTTTAAAGAAATTACCAGCTGTAAAGGTATTTCTTCAGCTAATGCGAGCTGACCTATCATACCCGAgtcactgctgtgctttcaagagctggaaaaaaaaaagtgggtgAGTTTCACTAactggcatttatttttcaaatctaTCAATAAAGACAACATTTTATTagtaatataaaaatacatatattttggCACTTTTGTGACCATTTTTTCTAGGTATAGACATTGTTCTTTGAAGCAGATTACAATTGCAAACTGATTGATAGAAGAATTTTTTGTAGGCCCTTTTACAGCAGATCCTCCTCTTGCTGAGCTCAGAattaaagggaaagaaaaaagaaaagggtaATGTGCTGTAGCAAGGCTTGGGAAAAAGGTGTTGGAGAGGTTATAGCCTCAAGTcttgtgttttttaaatgaaaagctgtTGACTACTGAAAATTTTTTGACTGTAAGTACAGCTGCATCACACCATGAGGTACAAGATTCCAAATTGCTGCACTGCTAGTTAGCTGTAAAGAAGCTACTGAACAGAAATTAGATTGATGGAAGTTCTGGGAGAAATTGAAAAGTGAGCaacagtgaaaaagaaagtaatacTGTATGTATTATCCAAGAAGTTATAAACAGTAGATAAATGTCTTCTTACCTACTAAGAATGTAGATCTCAAAAAAGAAGATGGATTATGGATGCCAAACAAGTAAAATTACTACTGGGaataagattaaaaatacagttacaaaaaaagcccagaaatgCTATCATACATTATATGGTCTCTTAACAAAAATATATCCATTTTTATAGCTACATTTTCATTCAGGATGATTTACTTTTGAAGCATTCCCTTTGTTCACATGCTGTGCACCAGTCAGACTATAAATGCCAGCAGTGATTTCCCCCTCTACTCTTTCAGGATCCTGGAGTACCTGATGTGTaaccagagcagccacagcttttatAAGAGATCAGTCAGGACTCTCAGAGACCCATTTTACAAAGATTATGCAGAAGAATACACAGACCACACCAATGCTGTGTATGACACAAACACCAAGTTCACAAGTTTTCATGAAAATCCCcattattacatttttttggAAGAGCGTGGAGAAGGAAATCTTGGCTTTGGCAAAGAGCTCAAGAACCCTCAAATAGAAGACACCCAGACCTTTGACAGTCATTATGACTATCCTGTCTGTGGAGACAATGAGGACGTAATTTGCACACCAGAGCCTGATGAGTTTAATCCCTGTGAGGATATAATGGGATATCAGTTTCTGAGGATTGTGGTGTGGTTTGTGAACCTTCTTGCCATCCTAGGCaacatttttgtccttttcattCTTCTCACCAGTCATTACAAACTGACTGTACCTCGCTTTTTGATGTGCAACTTAGCCTTTGCTGACTTTTGCATGGGATTGTACCTTCTTCTGATCGCTTCAGTGGACCTCTACACCAGGTCAGAGTACTATAATCACGCCATAGAGTGGCAGACcgggcctggctgcagcacagcgGGGTTCTTCACGGTCTTTGCCAGTGAGCTTTCCGTGTACACCCTGACGGTGATCACCCTGGAGCGCTGGTACGCCATCACCTTCGCCATGCGGCCCGACCGCAAGATTCGCCTCCGGCACGCCGTGCTCATCATGCTGGGAGGGTGGCTCTCCTGCATCCTGCTcgccctgctgccactgcttgGTGTCAGCAGCTACAGCAAAGTCAGCATTTGCTTGCCTATGGACACTGAAACACCAGTGGCTGAAGCCTACATTGTCTTCGTTTTATTATGTAACATTATTGCTTTTGTCATCATTTGCGCCTGCTACATAAAAATCTACGTAACTGTGCGAAACCCCCAGTACAAGTCAGGGGACAAAGACACCAAAATTGCCAAGCGGATGGCTGTGCTGATCTTCACAGACTTCCTCTGCATGGCTCCCATCTCTTTCCACGCTTTATCTGCCATTATGAACAAACCACTGATAACAGTCTCCAATTCCAAGATTTTGCTGGTGCTTTTCTACCCACTCAATTCTTGTGCCAACCCCTTTCTTTACGCTATTTTCACCAAAGCTTTCCGCAGAGATGTGTTTATCCTGCTGAGCAAGTTTGGCATATGTGAGCATCAGGCTCAAGTCTACAGAGGTCAGACGGTCTCAGCCAAAAACAGCAGCGGGTCTTACGGGCAGAGAGTCAGCCGAGGGATAGGCCAGATTCTTACAAGCATTCAAGACCCAGTCAATGATTACCTTCCTGCTGTGACAACACAGAACCAAATTCTCGTGGAAGAATGCCAGCAAACTGAGCTATAACATGCCAAAGTGTCACAGCCAAAACCTGGTCAAGAAGTGATTGTGCATACAGTCAATCAATATTCTCCATATCCTTTTCCCTTAGATTACGCTTTGCTACAGCTGAAAGTATCTCCAGAGTGGTCTTAAGACAAACCACTTATTTGAACATCTTATCAGTGCAGGGCAAAACATATGGTCCTGATGATAATTCCAGAAGTAGATGTGAATGCTCTACCTAaatagggaggaaaaaaaaaaaaaaaaaaaaaaaaatatatatatatatatgtatgtatgtatataaacTGAGCAAGTATAAAATATACCCTCATCATAAAAGTAAGAAGCAGGAGACCAACAATAAGACTGGAGGGTACTTACatgactgaaaacaaaaaaaaaaaggataaagtttgataattaaaataatacttttttaaaaaattaaatattgaagCTATCAAATACCTTACATGTCAAAAGGTTGGTTTTTTCTAATAGCAAATTTCTCAAACTTCCACCACGCCTAAAATGGAACagattttttctcattttgttacCATGACCTAAAGCAAATCTGGTCTTTTGTTTGCTGTTCTTGGTTTAGTTCAGTAAGGTGGGAAAACAAGCTTTTCTTCATACTACCTTTATAGTAGTAAAAGGCGAATTATCACTGATTTTGCAGCTGCTCATAAGCTAACAGGTAAGAAACATTAGAATTTGTGTCTCTTACCATCACTCTTTTGCTTTTTGATAAACCTATTTAGGAGCTGGTTTATTTGAATTTGTTTTGAAGACCAGGCTACCCATTCAAGTTAATGatggttgaggtttttttggatGACTGATCCACTTGTTACCgtatttcagtgctgttttatCTGAGCATGTTAATTGCTCTGAACACCCTGTAATTCTTGCTTTTTTACCACTTCTGCTGTCCCTACTTACCTCTCTCTTACAGGGTAGAACTTTCCTTTTAGCACTTTCTATATTGAGCCACCTCAACTTAGACCAAGGGAGTGGATCACGACTTTAGGTTACTTCATGCCATACAGTTCACTGCATTGAAGGCTGACTTGTGGCTCTTCCAACATGTTTTAAGAACAGCTCTCTATCTTGTAGTGAGATCTATTACCTGAATTTTGTAATCTTTGCAGCACAACTACAAGAACCACACTGTTATCTTCTGGCTGATCACAGCTTGGCTGTAGCTGGGACATATGCTCTCCACAGTGCGCTTAAGGAAATCTATGCTCAGATATAACCAATAACCCCCAGTCTAAAGCATCCTtctgccattcctgctgctAGATAGGCCAGACCAAAGTcaagcctggctgtgctcagctcatTCATACACCACAAACAAATGAATGGAGGCCTGGCTCTCTACACCTCCTGCTTGGggcagaagctgctctgcaccagctgcaCTGTGAACATCTGAGTGGCCTGAGTGCCCAGCTTTGCTGGCAGGATCACACCACCTGttcccagccagctccccaGACTGGCTCTGAAGAACTGCTACCAAGGTTACCATTTCACTCACGTATTTGAAAGCCTTGGCTTGGGAATGGAAAATACTGTGTGAATATTTGCCTTCAGgtaggtatttttaaattaattttgtaatatCTATGCTGGTTTTCATGGAATTATAGTCTTTGTGGAACTATAATTAAATTGATCAGAACTTATATAATGCAGGCTAGTAGTATCCAAAAAAACATAATGGTAGAGCCCTCTGAACTGCTGGCTACAACAGCTGGAAACTGAGTGATTGCAAATGCCATGTACATACTCTATTTGATTCtgtattttccaaatatttaaaactcaATTTGATTCTGTATTTCGGAGTATAAATGAAGGCTGCTTTGGTGAGCAGAAGCAAGGGCCAAGATTAATTATTTCCATGAGATGgtcttacagaaaataaataatctatCATTATTAAtgccatttttaaaatctacagTATTGCATTATAGACTAATTTAGCTGCTTATTTTGGGGGAGAggcatattttcattttaggtTGATTCTCAGCAACCTCAAAGCAAAACTGCTGAAACCCATGCAAATAATAATTTATGGTCTCCTCTTCTGTAATCTGAGGTGCCCAATGTAACATCAGAAACAAAGACAGCTTCGTAAGTGTGCAGATCAGCAAAATTCCTTACTCTTGAAACAGCTGCATTTGTAATGCTCTGGCCACGTCTGAGAGTCCCATACAAACTTGGGACTTTTTCAGATGCAAACCTTCCCCTGCCAGGTTCTGCCACCCTTCTGATACTAGAGTAATctttaaagggagaaaaagttTCCTGAGTGCCTTTATTTAGtatctcagcagcagcaaagacaaTCAAGCTCTAATGGACACTTATCCCACAGACTTCACAGACACTAGTGTaccagtggaaaagaaaatccaagcTTAAATCAtattcttttacagaaaaagaagaaagaataagTAAAAATTTGttaaaagtgcttttaaaagtAACATGCATCTTAAACCAGAatatttctttcacagaaacaaGTAGGACTTTAAGATGTGGTATGTTGGACTGGTGCAGGTTGCTTGTAAATTAATGCAGCTACTTGCTGCTACTAATGGATGACAGATATACTTACACATTACTGAACTTTTCTGTCTCTCATCATTGCATATACATTATTCCTGTTACAAGAATTCTGAGATAATGCCTTTATCGATGAAGTTTGGTATTTCCAGTTTGTCTTGGATAGTCCTTCTTGTGTTTAActtggtaaaaaaaatattttagaaggtCTTGGAAAGGTCCAGGCaaatagaatttaaataatttgtcGGATCTTTTCTTGCAAATGTTTGTATCCTACAGACATTTTATTCCGTTCCTGATCTGAACAATTCCTTGAGCCATTTTTGGGTTTGCGTGCACCTTTATGTAATACTTGCTATTTTAAATTTGTCTCAGCAAGTTGTATTATTTCTGGCATGTAGCATGTATGTTCTCTAGAATACTTCAGAAATAATGTGAAGTATGggaataaaatgttttgtttgaaaTGGGAAGAGGTTCAACAAATTTTTTcgggaaattttaaaatatttttcctataaAAGAAGTTAATactatttattttgcattcaaCATTGCTCTCCTTGGCTGATCTATCCCATTACACACACTGTCTGATGCAGGTGTGGGGGTTTTAGCTCCATCACTAACTGTGAGAGGGATGTCCTAAATGGCCATCACCATCTCAATGCAGTAGGGAtagaaagcaaaagcagtagTACTTCTCAGCTCAGGGGTTCCACAACCATCATTCATTACATCCAAGataatccaaaagaaaaaaaagctgtaaagtTGAGATGGGGCCTTAGTTATGAACACTTGGAACTTCCTCTGAGCAATTTAATGGCTCTAGGTGACCTTTGTCTCCTAGTCTCCTCTCTCTCCACCAGAGATGTTGGTTTTTCACAGAGTAGATATTGGTTCTAGATGCCATCATCTGCAACAGGTCAGCTATAGTCAAagcacaccctgccctgctaTTGGTATTTGGATTCTGAAAACGGCACAAGCAAAGATAAATTTCACATCACTACCATAGCATTTTGATTCATTAACAGAAATGCCCTCTTGCTTCCTTTCTTGTGGATAAAGTATTAATGCTCACAGTACAGGAAAACCTGTACTAAAAAGTCTCCTTAGAAAGAGAAGATTGATGTGAATAGAACCCCTATGCCTATTATGTGTTAATATGAACCAAACCCTCCCTCCCAGGCTGTTTGGGCAGGCTGATGAGTAATAGCAGCATAATCTGTATTGTTTTTCTAACAGATGCCAGACATCTGCACTCTAAAATCACTCAGTAGTCAAATGGTTTCTGGGTTGCTGTTAAAATTGGACAGTGAGGCACAAAATTAGTTGGATATTATGCTTTTCCCTTAGGcactctcctcctcctttgtAGGGATTCTGAAAATATATGACATTATACTGCACTTACATGTAGGCTTCATGGACTGAGGCACAAGATGTTGAAGGGCCCTCATCAAGCTCTGGAACAGAAGATGGTTAAGAGGTCTTAGTGACGCACACCGGGAGATTCTGACAGCATCATCAACCTAGAATTGACACTGGTCAATAACACATCTCCATAAAGCTGGAACACTTTCCATCTGTTTAGTCACTGCCATCTGACTGGACTTATTTTTGTGTGACTGGAAGTTATGATGTGAAAGTGAACAAATGGAGGCTCTGTGAGGTCAATACACAGAGTATTTAATCAGAATCCATCAGCTCCAActtcctattcccattccatACCTGCCCCCACATATACACATTGGTATGAATTTTCACAGTATTCCACATTTCTAGGTTCTCAGACAGGATATCAATCCTGTGTAGTTTTATAACTGCCTTGCCTTTCTTTCCACCCTGAATATATTGGGTAACTATTCCAAAATGTGGAAAAGTCTCATGAACTGTAGCACTGGACTTGGAACTCACTGAAGCCATCCTGAACTTACTCCTTCCAAGAGTTTAACTTCAGTGGGATTAACAGAATCAACTTGGATCTTACCCCACCTTTTTGGCAGGACTTCTCTGTGCCATCCTGATTATATGCAATGCCAAGGCTTGTACTTGTGGCCATCTCAAGTCATACCCTTACTGATGCAGACTGTGCAGTTCCACTGAAGCTTGTGAAGCTTTGATAATGAGCTCAAGGAGAAGGAACCCACTCATTTTGGTTCTCAGCTATTCAATATGCAGCTGTGATGAGGAGTATCctttgggttatttttcttctctcttaaGGAAAGAAATATGTTGTGAACATCAACTTCATTAACAACCTGCATCTAAGAGCTCACTAAATAGTCAGAGAGTGACTGAAACTATTTGGTATATGAGTATAACATATATATGTTACTCATATATACTATGATATTTTATAAGACCTACTTCGCTGCCAGGAACAGCCTCAGTTTCAAACACTGAGACTGGTAATGGGCTGGACTGCCAAGCCCATGCTGACTGTCAAACACCTTCAGCTGAAATGGCAGtggcttttctttaaaaagtgaaaaaaaagtaCAGTATTCATGCCTTTTATGAAGGCAAAGCTACAGCAAATGAAACATAGCAGTAACATGAGTTTTAACAAAAACCTCACTGCAGGCTCTGAGGTATTACCTGGATGTCTGTCTTCCCCATGGCTTGCTGCTGACATATGCAGGATAGCACTGAAATACCAAGCAGCACCAAAGCTGTACTTGTGCTGGTTTCGGTCTGACTGTAGTAAGAACTCCCTAAGTTATACGTGGATTACTGCTGCTGCCTAGAGGGAGCTGTGGAAACAacaaattacttcttttttagCCATCTACAGATTTCCAACTTAACCCTGCAACGGTCAGTGCGAAGCAGCAACactattttcattaaaaagcagCTAGGAGTGCATCTGACACACTGGCACATGCACTTTCCCCATGAAAAGTcaagaaggcaaaaaaagggGTTTTACAATTCATATCTAAACTCCTTTGATGTGAAAGTATGTTTGTAatctctccttttgtttttttaagggCTGGCTgcattattttatcttttcctctgtactgtttcctttttccagcttctctttacatctccttcctctgctaCTTCAAAACCCCACACTCTATTTTAAGAATTACTTTACGTTTCCCACCTACTATCTGAAGTGATTTATGCTACCTGACAACACAGAAACCTCTGAGAGAAATAACAAAGATGTTTAAGGCCATGAAAATCATTTAGGGCACAAAATGAAAGCTAAAAGATACTCTGAACAAAGATTAACAGCAATTTGATCTGGTAAATTTGAGAACTGTTCCActttctctctgctccctctcaAAGACGTAAGTGATACATGCAATAAAAAAGTCTGTGATATTCATATACTTCACCTTCAGCTATCTGATTTTTAACACCAGTATCATCATCACACTTATCAAGCCCTTTGTCAGGTCTTTAAACATACAGGGAATTTCACTAGATGCCgctttaatattttaagactAAAACTACTTACTAAAATCTGACAGACAAATTCAGCCCACAAAGATCAGGACATCAAAAATATCATTCCCAGTACTAACgcattttcttcattaaaatcaTGAACGAGGTGAGCTCAGGAGTAAAGGGCTTCCAACCTGCAACAATTtggattttctgaaaaaaaaaaaaaaaaaaaaaaaaaaaaaaaaaaaaaaaaaaaagggcaatctgtgccaaaacaaaacctccaaGCAGTATTCCCAGCAAGTAAATTCTGcaataaaaaatccttttatttttttaatgctgtacTTCCTGCAATACTATGTTTCCCAGAATACATTACCCGTTGGAACCACACAGCCCACCCAGAGTCAGGCAGTTGTTCCTCTGAGGAGAAAATTCTGTATGAAATACTCAGACACTGGTATAGCAGGACACATGAGGAACCCTATCTGCAGTGGGGTCACAGCAGGATTCCTAGAAGATATGGGAAAATCCAGGCAGCCAAGAGCCTTAGCAGAAAGAAATGCCTTCCTTATTTTGTTGATCAAAATGGTTTTCCCCATCACAAGCAAGGATGGGCTGTTCTTTACCTTGACATTAAATCCAGCAGCTCTAGTACTTGTAAAGCAGTGTCTGGACTCTCCTGGGATTCCAACTTGTCTTCTGTTCCAGGCATTTAGAGGGATTTTTCCACAACACTGTTCTCCTTCATTTGGTTCTTCTagcaaaggaaaagcatttctaCCTTGACAGAATCACCAGGCACACATAACATTTTTCACTGTTAcaagattattatttttacaatgTAATGATTGTCCTTGTTTTGGATTTGCTACTGAAATATACTTATCCAAATTAATCACCATGGTTTTAATTTcagtaaatttttatttaccAAACTGaactaaaaggaaaacaaaaactagatgtatttttaaaatgggtaTCATTAAAAAGCCTATTAAATAGTAGTTCATGAATATCCATCTTCAGAGAGCAGTTTTTGACTTGCAGAAGTGATTGAGCAACTCAGTATAATTTGTAACATAAAACACTATTTGCATTTATTCTCTCTGGCTATTATCTATTTAATATAACCCTCTTTCAGCTCACACAAGGACATACACTTTTATACTATGTAAAACATGGAATTACATAGGCACTTCACACAAAAATAACTGGGAAAGCATTtactctaaagaaaaaaattgtcctAAATCAAATTTTCTGATGTTGTATATCCACACTGAAGGTCATATGTAATTCAACTGCAGTTCATCTGAGAGTACTGCAGATGTCCTTATCTCTGAAAGGATTTGATTTTGGCATAATCCCATTAGTGGTAAAGAGTGCTGAAATCTGCTCTAAAAACAAGGGCCAAGTCTTCAACCGTATTTTACAAAGAGAAGTCTGCATTAGAAAAAACAATACACACACTCAGAAGCTGATGCAGTTTAAGACAAGTTGCAAGGAATAACATAGACTTGAAAATAAATGGGGATATACTGAAAGCTATGCTAATATCCCAATATTCTTATCCTCTCATACTTCTGCAATGACAATAATTAAACCATATAAAAATCagataagaaaattatttaaatacacttgattttgaaaaaaaaaataaaaataatttaaatactttgctcagccacagctggcagagcacaATTAGCATTCAATTGTAACATATTCATCTTTTCTCACAGGAATGAAATCTagcatttttttgtattttaatttaaatttactaTTAATTTGTAAACATTCTGCTTTGCCTCTTTTGTCAGGGTCCTTTGGAAAATCTTTTGGCCAGAACAACAGGCCATTTTTTGACCTGTTTTTTTTTGATGCGATTTGCAAGCTGCAACAGCAACgatttgttttggaaaaacaatggatttttaaataataaatagttaTTTATCCAGAGTCAATCCCAACTCTCTTTTAAGTAAGGCAAATTTTATGGAAAAAGCAGTATTGTATTTTTTTAGATTTCCTTAAGTGTTGAGGGCTGGAAAGCAAAGAGGAGTACTGGGGGGCAGAGGAGGGATTCCATCCTTGAATACTagggaaaaagccaaaacacacCACTCCTCATGAGTCTTGGTTTGCTATACATTGATACCACTGTAGATAAAAAACTACTTAAAAATCATCACATTCCAAAATACAACCACCCATACAGTCAGTGCAGCCgacatttattttctaattattttagAGTTTCAAGTTCaaaattta
It contains:
- the TSHR gene encoding thyrotropin receptor: MLCLTAAFQLLLVLVLCSQGIERCPSAFCECSDWEEYKITCRDIYFIPSLPEDTQTLRFLETHLRKIPSDAFSNLPNISRIYISIDETLQSLEAHSFNSLSKVTHIEIRNLRNLDYIDPDAFKNLPLLKYLGIFNTGLKVFPDLNKIYSFDVNFLLEIADNPYMTSVPANAFHGLCNESLTLKLYNNGFTSIQGHAFNGTNLDAIYLHKNKHLKVINDDAFLGVHSGPTLLDVSRTAVANLPAKGLESLKELMAKNTWSLKKLPAVKVFLQLMRADLSYPSHCCAFKSWKKKSGILEYLMCNQSSHSFYKRSVRTLRDPFYKDYAEEYTDHTNAVYDTNTKFTSFHENPHYYIFLEERGEGNLGFGKELKNPQIEDTQTFDSHYDYPVCGDNEDVICTPEPDEFNPCEDIMGYQFLRIVVWFVNLLAILGNIFVLFILLTSHYKLTVPRFLMCNLAFADFCMGLYLLLIASVDLYTRSEYYNHAIEWQTGPGCSTAGFFTVFASELSVYTLTVITLERWYAITFAMRPDRKIRLRHAVLIMLGGWLSCILLALLPLLGVSSYSKVSICLPMDTETPVAEAYIVFVLLCNIIAFVIICACYIKIYVTVRNPQYKSGDKDTKIAKRMAVLIFTDFLCMAPISFHALSAIMNKPLITVSNSKILLVLFYPLNSCANPFLYAIFTKAFRRDVFILLSKFGICEHQAQVYRGQTVSAKNSSGSYGQRVSRGIGQILTSIQDPVNDYLPAVTTQNQILVEECQQTEL